From one Bacteroides intestinalis DSM 17393 genomic stretch:
- a CDS encoding hybrid sensor histidine kinase/response regulator transcription factor, with product MKKHLMLACLYLLLSILNTSASVEVRSTHMTTTDGLANNSVCYVFQDSKGFIWMGTLNGLSRYDGNTFVTLLPEGDTQSGRLSLSSNHVRSISEDRNGFLWLETSGEFFNCYDLKTERFVDFTGRGEYRQHYDRKAEAPNGDIWLWNSRNGCRLITYHNGDFSSVAYKKSNGNLPSDSVAYVYPDPHGNIWIGTDHGVALVSSAQTVIVDNNNAFAAQSFEKDIFFLSTDGIINRKSGSAPTATSASLPRGEGGITLYGTLRLQNEWVIFTNTGGYLFDMKTQRISRHPNLDIRNGNVLTDNRGDFWIYNNTGQVWYVNATTHAVKTFRLSPPDKLNYVDMERYHIVHDSRGIIWISTYGNGLFAYNTITEELQHFDFQIDGFSHISSNYLQYIMEDSSGAIWVSSEYAGIARLTILNEGIKRIYPEAISLSDRSNTVRMITRLKNDDICIGTRGGGVYTYDPLINTQKKEVHYNSNIYAMAEDLDGTLWMGSRGEGLCIGGKWYVNHSNDAHSISNNHIFTLYCDRKGRMWIGTFGGGLDLAIKENNRYTFRHFFTKTFGQRRTRAIIEDSNGWIWVGNSDGVYVFSPDSLQADPQNYLTYNYNNGKLRSNEIKCIYQDTQNRIWIGSSGGGLSMCIPGTDYHNLTFKHYGTSNGLVNDMVQAIAEDKQGNLWIATEYGISRFNPETQAFDNYFFSAYTLGNVYSDNSSCVSKNGSLLFGTNYGLLVINPEQMGNNSVLNSSITFTNLQVNGISMRPGAPDSPLSSAMMYTDEIELKHFQRSFVIDFTTFDYSKTNSYTYTYRLENYDKEWSKPSPLSFASYKNLPPGKYSLHVKICNATGILGDQEAILKITITPPFWKTTWAFLIYALLLTVILYVTYRLIRNFNLLRNKIQVEKQLTEYKLVFFTNISHEFRTPLTLIQGALEKIQSIDKIPKEMVNSLKVMNKSTQRMLRLINQLLEFRKMQNNKLALSLEETDVMGFLHEIFLSFKDTATSKNMDFRFQPSAASYKMFIDKGNLDKVVYNLLSNAFKYTPSNGKVILSAIVDEDRKCLEISVADTGIGIAKEKRGELFKRFMQSNFSSNSTGIGLHLTHELVNVHKGTINYDENQGGGSIFTVSLPIDTSAYEEKDFLIPHDAFLEEKAYKPENNEEESTLEVNVTKEKEPSNQYKLLIIEDDNDVREFLKEEFKLYFEVVTEADGLSGLERARTYDADLIICDVLMPGLTGFEVTQKLKNDFDTSHIPIILLTAMSSAENHLKGVESGADAYITKPFSPKLLLARAFQLIKQREKLRKKFSDDPGMITPAICTSEKDKQFADKLQAILEEQISNSEFAVDDLASVMGLGRSTFYRKVRGITGYSPNEYMRIIRMKKAAELLLENRYTVAEVSYKIGIEDPFYFSKCFKKQFGVSPSVYLRGKNAPEEKEVDDKEEDIPE from the coding sequence TCTACCCATATGACCACTACCGACGGGCTTGCCAATAATTCCGTCTGCTATGTATTCCAGGACAGCAAAGGGTTTATATGGATGGGAACCCTGAACGGACTCAGCCGCTACGACGGCAATACCTTCGTCACCCTCCTGCCCGAAGGCGATACTCAATCCGGACGCCTCTCCCTCTCCTCTAACCACGTCCGTTCCATCAGCGAAGACCGTAACGGCTTCCTGTGGCTTGAAACCTCCGGTGAATTCTTCAACTGTTACGACCTGAAGACAGAACGTTTCGTCGACTTCACCGGCCGCGGCGAATACCGCCAGCACTACGATCGTAAAGCCGAAGCTCCCAATGGAGATATATGGTTGTGGAACAGTCGCAACGGCTGCCGACTCATCACCTACCACAATGGTGATTTTTCATCCGTTGCTTACAAGAAATCCAACGGAAACCTACCTTCGGACAGCGTGGCCTATGTCTATCCCGACCCACACGGCAACATCTGGATAGGTACTGACCACGGCGTAGCCCTCGTCAGCAGTGCACAGACTGTCATTGTCGACAACAACAATGCCTTCGCCGCACAGAGCTTCGAAAAAGATATCTTTTTTCTCTCTACCGATGGCATCATCAACCGTAAAAGCGGTAGTGCACCCACCGCAACCTCCGCCAGCCTGCCACGTGGCGAAGGCGGCATCACTCTGTATGGCACACTCCGCCTGCAAAACGAGTGGGTCATCTTCACCAACACCGGCGGCTATCTATTCGACATGAAAACTCAACGCATCAGCCGACATCCGAATCTCGACATCCGTAACGGCAATGTGCTGACGGATAATCGGGGGGACTTCTGGATCTACAACAACACCGGCCAGGTATGGTATGTCAACGCCACCACCCATGCTGTTAAAACCTTCCGTCTCTCCCCTCCCGATAAATTGAACTATGTGGACATGGAACGCTACCACATTGTACACGACTCCCGGGGCATTATCTGGATCTCCACCTACGGCAACGGGCTCTTCGCCTACAACACTATCACAGAAGAGCTCCAGCACTTCGACTTCCAGATTGACGGCTTCAGCCACATCAGCTCCAACTATCTGCAATACATCATGGAAGACAGTTCCGGTGCTATCTGGGTCAGTTCTGAATACGCCGGTATTGCCCGTCTTACTATCCTGAACGAAGGCATCAAACGCATTTACCCTGAAGCCATCTCTCTGTCTGACCGCTCCAATACCGTCCGCATGATTACCCGCCTCAAGAACGATGACATCTGTATCGGTACCCGTGGTGGTGGTGTCTATACCTACGACCCGCTGATCAATACACAGAAAAAAGAAGTTCATTACAACTCCAACATCTATGCCATGGCCGAAGACCTTGACGGCACCCTGTGGATGGGTAGCCGTGGCGAAGGTCTCTGCATTGGCGGAAAATGGTATGTCAACCACTCCAACGATGCCCATTCCATTAGTAACAACCATATCTTTACCCTCTACTGTGACCGCAAAGGTCGCATGTGGATAGGCACCTTCGGCGGCGGATTGGACCTTGCCATCAAAGAGAACAACAGATACACCTTCCGCCACTTTTTCACCAAAACTTTCGGACAACGCCGCACGCGCGCCATCATCGAAGATTCGAACGGTTGGATATGGGTAGGAAATAGTGACGGAGTCTACGTCTTCTCCCCCGATTCCCTGCAAGCTGACCCGCAAAACTACCTGACCTATAATTACAACAACGGAAAACTGCGCAGTAACGAAATTAAGTGCATCTACCAAGACACACAGAACCGGATATGGATTGGTTCCTCCGGTGGCGGCCTTAGTATGTGCATCCCCGGCACCGATTATCACAACCTTACCTTCAAACATTACGGCACCAGTAACGGCCTCGTCAACGATATGGTTCAAGCCATCGCTGAAGATAAGCAAGGCAACCTATGGATTGCCACCGAATACGGTATCTCCCGCTTCAATCCCGAAACGCAAGCTTTTGATAATTACTTCTTCTCGGCCTACACATTGGGTAACGTCTACAGCGACAATAGCTCGTGCGTCAGTAAAAACGGCAGTCTACTGTTCGGTACCAACTACGGTTTGTTGGTCATCAACCCCGAACAAATGGGAAACAATTCTGTACTCAATTCCTCAATCACCTTCACCAACCTTCAGGTGAACGGAATATCCATGCGCCCGGGTGCCCCCGACTCCCCCCTCTCCAGCGCTATGATGTACACAGACGAAATAGAACTGAAGCACTTTCAGAGATCATTTGTAATAGACTTCACCACATTCGATTACTCAAAAACCAACAGCTACACCTACACCTATCGGTTGGAGAACTATGATAAAGAATGGAGCAAACCCTCTCCACTCAGCTTTGCATCCTATAAAAATCTACCACCGGGCAAGTACAGTCTGCACGTAAAAATCTGTAATGCCACCGGTATTTTGGGCGATCAGGAAGCTATTCTGAAGATTACCATCACTCCTCCCTTTTGGAAAACCACTTGGGCATTCCTTATCTATGCCCTCTTGCTGACAGTCATATTGTACGTCACCTACAGGCTGATACGTAATTTCAACCTCTTGCGCAACAAAATACAAGTAGAGAAACAATTGACGGAATACAAGCTCGTATTCTTTACAAACATCTCACACGAATTCCGTACTCCCTTAACCCTAATTCAAGGAGCATTGGAAAAGATACAGAGCATAGACAAAATCCCCAAGGAAATGGTCAATTCATTGAAAGTGATGAACAAGAGCACCCAACGTATGCTCCGTCTCATCAACCAACTGTTGGAGTTCCGGAAGATGCAGAACAACAAGCTTGCTCTCTCCTTGGAAGAAACAGATGTCATGGGCTTTCTTCATGAAATATTCCTGAGCTTCAAGGATACTGCGACATCCAAGAATATGGATTTCCGCTTTCAGCCTTCAGCGGCTTCCTACAAGATGTTCATCGACAAAGGGAATCTGGACAAAGTTGTCTACAATCTCCTGTCCAATGCTTTCAAGTACACCCCGAGCAACGGCAAAGTCATCCTTTCAGCTATCGTCGATGAGGACAGGAAATGCTTGGAAATCTCTGTAGCTGACACAGGAATCGGTATTGCCAAAGAAAAACGGGGAGAATTGTTCAAACGCTTCATGCAAAGTAACTTTTCAAGCAATAGTACAGGGATAGGACTACATCTGACACACGAACTGGTAAATGTCCATAAAGGGACTATCAATTATGATGAGAACCAAGGAGGAGGCTCCATCTTCACAGTCTCCCTCCCCATCGACACCAGTGCATACGAAGAAAAAGACTTTCTCATTCCTCACGACGCCTTCCTCGAAGAGAAAGCATATAAACCGGAAAACAACGAAGAAGAAAGCACCCTGGAAGTAAATGTAACAAAGGAAAAAGAACCTTCGAACCAGTACAAATTGCTCATCATAGAGGATGACAACGACGTACGCGAATTCTTGAAAGAAGAATTCAAACTTTATTTTGAAGTTGTTACTGAAGCAGACGGTCTTTCTGGTCTGGAACGTGCACGTACATACGATGCCGATCTCATCATCTGCGATGTACTGATGCCAGGCCTCACAGGTTTCGAAGTTACCCAGAAGCTTAAAAATGATTTCGATACTAGCCACATCCCCATCATTTTATTGACAGCCATGAGTTCGGCAGAAAATCACCTGAAAGGCGTGGAAAGTGGAGCGGATGCATACATCACCAAGCCGTTTAGTCCCAAGCTATTACTGGCAAGAGCATTCCAGTTGATAAAGCAACGTGAAAAGTTGCGGAAGAAATTCTCGGATGATCCGGGAATGATTACGCCTGCTATCTGTACGTCAGAGAAAGATAAACAATTTGCCGATAAGCTTCAGGCTATTCTGGAAGAACAGATTAGTAACAGTGAATTCGCCGTAGATGACCTTGCTTCAGTGATGGGGCTGGGACGTTCCACCTTCTATCGCAAAGTGCGTGGAATAACCGGTTATTCCCCCAATGAGTACATGCGCATCATCCGCATGAAAAAAGCTGCTGAACTTTTACTTGAAAATCGTTATACAGTGGCAGAGGTATCTTATAAGATAGGTATCGAAGACCCATTCTATTTCAGCAAATGCTTCAAGAAACAGTTCGGTGTATCTCCATCCGTATATTTACGTGGTAAGAATGCCCCGGAAGAAAAAGAGGTTGATGACAAAGAAGAAGATATTCCTGAATGA
- the guaA gene encoding glutamine-hydrolyzing GMP synthase — protein MQEKIVILDFGSQTTQLIARRVRELNTYCEILPYNKFPKGDESVKGVILSGSPFSVYDESAFKTDLSEIRGKYPVLGICYGAQFIAYTNGGKVEPAGSREYGRAHLSSFDKDNVLFKDVKENTQVWMSHGDTITVIPSNFKKIASTDKVAIAAYQIENEKVWGVQFHPEVFHSEDGTQMLKNFVVDVCGCKQDWSAASFIETTVAELKEQLGDDKVVLGLSGGVDSSVAAVLLNRAIGKNLTCIFVDHGMLRKNEFKNVLHDYECLGLNVIGVDASAKFFAELAGVTEPEEKRKIIGKGFIEVFDEEAHKIKDVKWLAQGTIYPDCIESLSITGTVIKSHHNVGGLPEKMHLKLCEPLRLLFKDEVRRVGRGLGMPEHLITRHPFPGPGLAVRILGDITPEKVAILQNADDIFIQGLRDWKVKDADGSETSLYHLVWQAGVILLSVQSVGVMGDERTYERAIALRAVTSTDAMTADWAHLPYEFLGKVSNDIINKVKGVNRVTYDISSKPPATIEWE, from the coding sequence ATGCAAGAAAAGATTGTCATTCTTGATTTTGGTTCACAGACTACACAGCTTATAGCCCGTCGTGTCCGTGAATTGAATACATATTGCGAAATTTTACCTTACAATAAGTTCCCAAAGGGGGATGAAAGTGTAAAGGGGGTTATTCTTTCGGGCAGCCCGTTCTCTGTATACGATGAAAGTGCGTTTAAAACAGATTTGAGTGAAATTCGTGGGAAATATCCTGTTCTGGGGATCTGTTACGGTGCGCAATTTATCGCTTATACCAATGGAGGCAAGGTGGAACCTGCCGGAAGTCGTGAATACGGACGTGCACATTTGAGCTCTTTTGACAAGGACAATGTGCTGTTCAAGGACGTGAAGGAAAATACACAGGTGTGGATGAGTCACGGAGACACAATTACGGTTATCCCTTCCAATTTCAAAAAAATAGCTTCGACGGATAAGGTGGCGATTGCTGCTTATCAGATAGAGAACGAAAAGGTGTGGGGCGTACAGTTCCATCCGGAAGTATTTCATAGCGAAGATGGCACGCAGATGCTGAAGAATTTCGTGGTGGATGTTTGCGGTTGCAAACAGGACTGGAGTGCTGCTTCCTTTATTGAAACGACGGTTGCCGAATTGAAGGAGCAGTTGGGGGACGATAAAGTGGTTCTTGGTTTGAGCGGTGGTGTGGATTCTTCCGTAGCTGCTGTATTGCTGAATCGTGCTATCGGCAAGAATCTGACTTGTATCTTTGTAGATCACGGCATGCTGCGTAAGAACGAGTTCAAGAATGTACTGCACGATTATGAATGTCTCGGTCTGAATGTTATCGGTGTGGATGCCAGTGCTAAGTTCTTTGCAGAACTGGCAGGTGTAACGGAGCCTGAGGAAAAGCGTAAGATCATAGGCAAGGGATTTATTGAAGTGTTCGATGAAGAGGCCCATAAGATTAAAGATGTGAAATGGCTGGCACAGGGTACGATCTATCCTGACTGCATCGAATCTCTTTCTATTACCGGTACGGTTATTAAGAGTCATCATAATGTAGGTGGTTTGCCTGAAAAGATGCACCTGAAACTTTGTGAGCCGCTTCGCTTGTTGTTTAAAGATGAGGTTCGCCGTGTAGGTCGCGGATTGGGTATGCCTGAACATCTGATTACTCGTCATCCTTTCCCCGGACCGGGTTTAGCTGTGCGCATCTTAGGTGATATTACTCCGGAAAAAGTAGCTATTTTGCAAAATGCGGATGATATCTTTATTCAGGGCTTGCGTGACTGGAAAGTGAAAGATGCTGATGGTAGCGAAACTTCTCTTTATCATCTGGTTTGGCAGGCAGGCGTTATCCTACTCTCCGTGCAATCAGTAGGTGTGATGGGAGATGAACGTACGTATGAACGTGCTATTGCGCTGCGCGCTGTGACTTCTACGGATGCTATGACGGCAGATTGGGCACATTTGCCTTACGAATTCCTGGGTAAGGTTTCCAATGATATTATTAATAAGGTGAAAGGGGTGAACCGGGTAACCTATGATATTTCGTCAAAACCGCCTGCAACGATAGAATGGGAGTGA